One region of Bosea sp. 29B genomic DNA includes:
- a CDS encoding molybdopterin-binding protein: MKISARNQLKGTIVEIVKGATTAHVKLDVGGTIVTSAITNAAVDELKLTVGQQAYAVVKASDVMIAID; the protein is encoded by the coding sequence ATGAAGATTTCCGCCCGCAACCAGCTCAAGGGCACCATCGTCGAGATCGTGAAGGGCGCGACCACCGCTCATGTGAAGCTCGATGTCGGCGGCACCATCGTCACCTCGGCGATCACCAATGCCGCGGTCGATGAGCTCAAGCTTACCGTCGGGCAGCAGGCCTATGCCGTGGTGAAGGCCTCCGACGTGATGATCGCGATCGACTGA
- a CDS encoding ankyrin repeat domain-containing protein — protein MSVGGTAGAQVPPSSAEVSAYDGLHLSAYRGDLVALRQAIATGHGLETRDGEGRTALLAAAHARQREAMRELARAGADPRALDSRAYDAITIAAVADDIETMRTALAIGGDPRAITSPYLGTALIAAAHLGHDGVVRELIAAGAPLDHVNNLGWTALIEAVILGNGGPRHVETVRALVGAGARRDLADSEGSTPLEHARRRGYAAMVALLQ, from the coding sequence ATGAGCGTGGGCGGGACTGCCGGCGCTCAGGTTCCGCCATCGTCGGCCGAGGTGTCTGCCTATGACGGGCTGCATCTGTCGGCCTATCGCGGCGATCTTGTAGCCCTCCGGCAGGCGATCGCGACCGGCCATGGCCTCGAAACCCGCGACGGTGAGGGCCGTACCGCATTGCTTGCCGCCGCCCATGCCCGCCAGCGCGAGGCGATGCGCGAGCTCGCCAGGGCAGGTGCTGATCCTCGTGCCCTCGACAGCCGCGCCTATGACGCGATCACCATCGCGGCGGTCGCGGATGATATCGAGACCATGCGCACTGCGCTCGCCATCGGCGGCGACCCGCGCGCCATCACCAGCCCCTATCTCGGCACGGCTCTGATCGCGGCCGCCCATCTCGGCCATGACGGCGTGGTGCGCGAATTGATCGCGGCCGGCGCGCCGCTCGACCATGTCAACAATCTCGGCTGGACCGCCCTGATCGAGGCGGTGATCCTCGGCAATGGCGGGCCGCGCCATGTCGAGACGGTGAGGGCACTGGTCGGCGCCGGTGCGCGCCGCGACCTTGCCGACAGCGAGGGCTCCACCCCGCTCGAACATGCCCGTCGCCGAGGCTACGCGGCGATGGTCGCGCTGCTGCAGTAG
- a CDS encoding peptidase, with product MTYCLGILLPSGLILASDSRSSAGVDQIAVVKKLALFEVPGERVIAILSAGNLATTQAVITMIRQYTRHKQDSAAGGENRDILAARTMFDVAQIVGGVLREVLRANRAFVEPYGDPNGSFIVAGQIAGEPHRLFQVYSAGNFVEASGRTQFLQLGETKYGKPILDRALQEASGLDEAAKLTLLSFDATVRSNLSVAPPIDLLRYEADSFSTRHLAKYDSNHPYWADLRQRYSDGLTALVASLPAPDFPS from the coding sequence ATGACCTATTGCCTCGGGATCCTGCTGCCGTCCGGCCTGATCCTCGCCTCCGATTCCCGCTCCAGCGCCGGCGTCGACCAGATCGCGGTGGTGAAGAAGCTCGCTTTGTTCGAGGTGCCGGGCGAGCGCGTGATCGCGATCCTCTCGGCCGGGAACCTGGCGACGACGCAGGCCGTGATCACCATGATCCGGCAGTACACCAGACATAAGCAGGACAGCGCTGCCGGCGGCGAGAACCGCGATATCCTGGCGGCACGCACCATGTTCGACGTGGCGCAGATCGTCGGTGGCGTGCTGCGCGAGGTGCTGCGCGCTAATCGCGCCTTCGTTGAACCCTATGGCGACCCGAACGGCTCCTTCATCGTCGCTGGCCAGATCGCCGGCGAGCCGCACCGGCTGTTCCAGGTCTATTCGGCCGGCAACTTCGTCGAGGCCTCCGGACGCACCCAGTTCCTCCAGCTCGGCGAGACAAAATACGGCAAGCCGATCCTCGACCGGGCGCTGCAGGAGGCGAGCGGCCTCGACGAGGCGGCCAAGCTGACTCTGCTGTCCTTCGATGCGACGGTGCGCTCGAACCTCTCGGTCGCACCGCCGATCGACCTCTTGCGTTATGAGGCCGACAGCTTTTCGACCCGGCATCTCGCCAAATACGACAGCAATCACCCTTACTGGGCCGATCTGCGCCAACGCTACAGCGACGGTCTCACTGCGCTGGTCGCGAGCCTGCCGGCGCCGGATTTTCCGAGCTGA
- a CDS encoding glutaminase, with amino-acid sequence MRNLSDIVAGIHADMAEHIGAGKVADYIPALSRVDPRRFGLAVVTCTGESAEAGDADVPFSIQSISKVFTLTLALERVGARLWHRVGREPSGSAFNSIVQLEQERGVPRNPFINAGALVVTDALLTGRTPKKTAAEILAFLRKCSGDRTVSIDQEVAGSEAQTGFRNASLANFIRAFGNLKNPVADVLDVYFHQCALSLSCAQLARAGLFLAGDGVDPLSGAVICRPARARRVKALMMTCGHYDASGEFAFKVGLPGKSGVGGGILAIVPKQAAIAVWSPGLNAAGTSHVGALALERLVERTGWSVF; translated from the coding sequence ATGCGCAACCTGTCGGACATCGTCGCGGGCATTCATGCCGACATGGCCGAGCATATCGGCGCCGGCAAGGTCGCCGACTACATCCCGGCCTTGTCACGGGTCGATCCGCGCCGTTTCGGGCTCGCCGTCGTCACCTGCACGGGAGAGAGCGCCGAGGCTGGCGACGCCGATGTGCCGTTCTCGATCCAGAGCATCTCCAAGGTCTTCACCCTGACGCTGGCGCTGGAGCGGGTCGGTGCCCGGCTCTGGCACCGGGTCGGACGCGAGCCGTCAGGTTCGGCCTTCAACTCGATCGTCCAACTCGAGCAGGAGCGCGGCGTGCCGCGCAATCCCTTCATCAATGCCGGGGCGCTGGTCGTCACGGATGCGCTGCTGACCGGCAGGACGCCGAAGAAGACGGCGGCCGAGATCCTCGCCTTCCTGCGCAAGTGCTCGGGCGATCGCACGGTCTCGATCGACCAGGAGGTAGCGGGCTCGGAAGCGCAGACCGGCTTCCGCAATGCCAGCCTCGCCAATTTCATCCGCGCCTTCGGCAATCTGAAGAACCCGGTCGCCGACGTGCTCGACGTCTATTTCCACCAATGCGCGCTCAGCCTGAGCTGCGCCCAACTCGCCCGCGCCGGCCTCTTCCTCGCTGGCGACGGCGTCGATCCGCTGAGCGGCGCCGTGATCTGCCGCCCGGCACGGGCGCGCCGCGTCAAGGCGCTGATGATGACTTGCGGCCATTACGACGCGTCCGGCGAATTCGCCTTCAAGGTCGGCCTGCCCGGCAAGAGCGGTGTCGGCGGCGGCATCCTCGCCATCGTGCCGAAGCAGGCAGCGATCGCGGTCTGGTCGCCGGGACTCAACGCCGCCGGCACCTCGCATGTCGGCGCGCTCGCACTCGAGCGCCTGGTCGAGCGCACCGGCTGGTCTGTCTTTTGA
- the sseA gene encoding 3-mercaptopyruvate sulfurtransferase: MARNDIFVSTQWLAERLDAPDIVVLDGSYYLPAQKRDADAEYAQQRIPGAVRFDIDVVKDKSSSLPHMLPRPDAFAAAVGAMGIGDGMRIVVYDGLGLFSAPRVRWTFRTFGAKDVVILDGGLPQWLTEGRPVEDGAPRPRAPRSFTARLDHSAVADADDIARAIASNSAQVVDARAADRFRGEAPEPRAGLRSGHIPGSLNLPSSALVADGKLKSPEAILAAFKDAGVDLDRPVMTTCGSGVSAVILSTALESIGKSTRAVYDGSWSEWGASDRPIATGPAKG; the protein is encoded by the coding sequence ATGGCCCGCAACGACATCTTCGTCTCCACGCAATGGCTGGCCGAACGGCTCGACGCTCCCGACATCGTCGTGCTCGACGGCTCGTACTACCTCCCTGCCCAGAAGCGCGACGCGGATGCCGAATATGCGCAGCAGCGCATTCCTGGCGCAGTGCGTTTCGACATCGACGTGGTGAAGGACAAGAGCTCCAGCCTGCCGCACATGCTGCCGCGGCCGGACGCCTTCGCCGCCGCGGTCGGCGCCATGGGCATCGGCGATGGCATGCGCATCGTCGTCTATGACGGGCTCGGCCTGTTCTCGGCGCCACGCGTGCGCTGGACGTTCCGCACCTTCGGCGCCAAGGACGTCGTCATCCTCGATGGTGGCCTGCCGCAATGGCTGACCGAGGGCCGGCCGGTCGAGGACGGCGCGCCACGGCCGCGGGCGCCGCGCAGCTTCACCGCCAGGCTCGACCATTCCGCCGTAGCCGACGCCGATGACATTGCGCGCGCCATCGCGAGCAACTCGGCCCAGGTCGTCGATGCGCGCGCCGCCGACCGCTTCCGCGGCGAAGCGCCGGAGCCTCGCGCCGGCCTGCGCTCCGGCCATATTCCCGGCTCGCTCAACCTGCCCTCCTCGGCGCTGGTGGCGGACGGCAAGCTCAAATCGCCCGAGGCCATCCTCGCCGCCTTCAAGGACGCCGGCGTCGATCTCGACCGGCCGGTGATGACGACCTGCGGCTCCGGCGTCTCCGCCGTGATCCTGTCGACGGCGCTGGAATCGATCGGCAAGTCGACCCGGGCTGTCTATGACGGCTCCTGGTCGGAATGGGGCGCGAGCGACCGCCCCATCGCAACCGGGCCGGCGAAGGGCTGA
- a CDS encoding alanyl-tRNA editing protein yields MPTELLFRDDAYLAETPATVVAINERGGVELDRTVFYATGGGQPGDAGVLVRSDGSQITIGTAIYNPEDKSRILHVPLEGQIAPTVGEVLVAKLDWERRLKRMRIHTALHLLSVVLPYPVTGGAIGDSGDGRLDFDIPEGGLDKAELTEKLGALVAKNAAISERWITDEELDANPGLVKTMSVKPPRGSGRVRLVSIEGIDLQPCGGTHVRNTSEIGAVVVTDVEKKGKQNRRVRIALA; encoded by the coding sequence ATGCCGACCGAATTGCTGTTCCGAGACGACGCCTATCTTGCCGAAACGCCCGCGACCGTCGTCGCGATCAACGAGCGCGGCGGCGTCGAACTCGACAGAACCGTATTCTACGCCACCGGCGGCGGCCAGCCGGGCGATGCCGGCGTGCTCGTCCGCAGCGATGGGTCGCAGATCACGATCGGCACGGCGATCTACAACCCTGAGGACAAGAGCCGGATCCTGCATGTCCCGCTCGAAGGCCAGATAGCGCCGACCGTCGGCGAGGTCCTGGTCGCAAAGCTCGACTGGGAACGCCGGCTGAAGCGCATGCGCATCCACACCGCACTGCACCTGCTCAGTGTCGTCCTGCCCTATCCGGTCACCGGCGGCGCGATCGGCGATAGCGGCGACGGCCGGCTCGATTTCGACATTCCCGAAGGCGGGCTCGACAAGGCGGAGCTGACCGAGAAGCTCGGCGCATTGGTGGCGAAGAACGCAGCGATCAGCGAGCGCTGGATCACCGACGAGGAGCTCGACGCCAATCCCGGCCTGGTCAAGACGATGTCGGTCAAGCCGCCGCGTGGTTCCGGCCGGGTCCGGCTGGTCTCGATCGAGGGTATCGACCTGCAGCCCTGCGGCGGTACGCATGTCCGCAACACCTCTGAGATCGGCGCGGTCGTGGTCACCGATGTCGAGAAGAAGGGCAAGCAGAACCGGCGCGTGCGCATCGCACTCGCTTGA
- a CDS encoding SDR family NAD(P)-dependent oxidoreductase, translating into MTPPRMQPKDGVAWVTGASSGIGAAVAFELARRGWTVAATARRLDKLEALALSADGLPGRIVAHVGDVVDPAAMAAVVEGIESVHGPIALAFLNAGTAPRNGPGLIDVAAFEQVFAVNLLGVVRGAAAVAARMAARGKGQIAVNASLAGYRGLPGAAAYGASKAAAIHLCEALRFDCERHGIRLQLVNPGFVDTAMTKRNSFPMPFMLPLDEAAARIVDGFTRGGFEITFPRRLAWLMKALRLLPYPVYFWVVGKLAGEHRGGRRDGAV; encoded by the coding sequence ATGACCCCGCCGCGCATGCAGCCCAAGGACGGTGTCGCCTGGGTGACCGGGGCGAGTTCGGGCATCGGCGCGGCTGTGGCATTCGAACTGGCACGACGCGGCTGGACGGTCGCAGCGACCGCGCGCCGGCTCGACAAGCTCGAGGCGCTGGCGCTCAGCGCAGACGGGCTGCCGGGGCGGATCGTCGCCCATGTCGGCGACGTCGTCGATCCCGCCGCGATGGCGGCGGTAGTCGAAGGCATCGAGAGCGTGCACGGGCCGATCGCGCTCGCCTTCCTCAATGCCGGCACTGCCCCGCGCAATGGGCCGGGCCTGATCGATGTCGCTGCCTTTGAGCAGGTCTTCGCGGTTAATCTTCTGGGCGTCGTGCGTGGGGCCGCCGCCGTCGCGGCGCGCATGGCCGCGCGCGGCAAGGGTCAGATCGCGGTCAATGCCTCGCTGGCTGGCTATCGCGGCTTGCCGGGCGCGGCGGCCTATGGCGCCTCCAAGGCGGCCGCGATCCATCTCTGCGAGGCGTTGCGGTTCGACTGCGAACGGCACGGCATCCGGCTGCAACTGGTCAATCCCGGCTTCGTCGACACGGCGATGACGAAGCGCAACAGCTTCCCGATGCCGTTCATGCTGCCGCTCGACGAGGCTGCGGCGCGCATCGTCGACGGCTTTACCCGCGGCGGCTTCGAAATCACCTTTCCCCGCCGACTAGCCTGGCTGATGAAGGCGCTGCGGCTGCTGCCTTATCCGGTCTATTTCTGGGTGGTGGGCAAACTGGCCGGCGAACATCGTGGCGGCCGCCGCGATGGTGCGGTGTAA
- the aac(3) gene encoding aminoglycoside 3-N-acetyltransferase, translated as MASPLAAFVTRASLAADLSRLGLAPGDAVMVHAAVSKVGRLLDGPDTIIAALCDAVGPQGTVLAYADWEARYEDLVDDEGRVPLEWREHVPPFDPQRSRAIRDNGVLPEFLRTTPGARRSGNPGASLVALGAKAEWFTADHPLDYGYGAGSPLAKLVETGGKVLMLGAPLDTLTLLHHAEHLADIPGKRIRRIEVPLVTPTGTQWRMIEEFDTGDPIVAGLEDDYFAGIVTEFLATGQGRQGLIGAAHSVLVEAAAITAFGVAWLESRFGSSSPRL; from the coding sequence ATGGCATCGCCCCTCGCCGCCTTCGTCACGCGAGCCTCGCTCGCTGCCGACCTGTCCCGGCTCGGCCTTGCGCCCGGCGACGCCGTCATGGTCCACGCCGCCGTGAGCAAGGTCGGCCGCCTGCTCGATGGCCCCGACACGATCATCGCCGCTCTGTGCGACGCAGTCGGCCCCCAGGGCACGGTCCTCGCCTATGCCGACTGGGAAGCACGTTACGAGGATCTCGTGGACGACGAAGGCCGCGTACCGCTGGAGTGGCGTGAGCATGTTCCGCCCTTCGACCCGCAGCGTTCGCGCGCGATCCGTGACAATGGCGTGCTGCCGGAGTTCTTGCGGACCACGCCCGGCGCCCGGCGTAGCGGCAACCCCGGCGCCTCGCTCGTGGCGCTCGGCGCGAAAGCGGAGTGGTTCACCGCCGACCACCCGCTCGACTACGGCTATGGCGCGGGCTCGCCATTGGCGAAGCTGGTCGAGACCGGCGGCAAGGTGCTGATGCTCGGGGCGCCGCTCGATACGCTGACCCTGCTGCACCATGCCGAGCATCTGGCCGACATCCCCGGCAAGCGCATCCGGCGGATAGAGGTGCCGCTGGTGACGCCCACCGGCACGCAATGGCGCATGATCGAGGAATTCGACACCGGCGACCCGATCGTCGCGGGACTGGAGGATGACTATTTTGCGGGAATCGTCACGGAATTCCTCGCCACCGGCCAAGGCCGGCAAGGCTTGATCGGCGCCGCTCATTCCGTGCTGGTCGAGGCTGCGGCGATCACCGCCTTCGGCGTCGCTTGGCTGGAGTCGCGGTTCGGCTCGTCTTCACCTCGACTATGA
- a CDS encoding deoxyribodipyrimidine photo-lyase — protein MTERPALLWFRDDLRLSDNPALRAASEHGPLTCLYILDTSAERRPLGGAARWWLSRSLTALSNAIAAKGGELLMLRGDPAELLPDVVERTGSRYVAWNRRYDSAAIALDKALKATLTKAGVAVESFNANLLNEPWQVKTKADGPFKVFTPYWRAVREGGEPSAPLPAAARLSKARLPAALREQALTVADLALEPTTPDWTSGLREAWTPGEDGARDRLDAFLDETIAGYRKARDLPDRLSTSRLSPHLRFGEISPRQIWHATQAAREAGSTPGSAADVEKFFSEIGWREFSYHLLFHNPGLASINYDRRFDAMSWEKDETGLTAWQNGLTGYPIVDAGLRELWQTGWMHNRVRMITASFLIKHLLTDWRAGETWFWDTLVDADPANNPASWQWVAGSGADAAPYFRVFNPVTQGEKFDPKGVYVRRFIPELAELDDKFIHRPWDAPAGELKKAGIILGRDYPKPIIALDFGRRRALDAFAALRSE, from the coding sequence GTGACCGAACGCCCTGCCCTGCTCTGGTTCCGCGACGATCTGCGCCTGTCCGACAATCCAGCCTTGAGAGCGGCGAGCGAACACGGCCCGCTCACCTGCCTCTACATCCTCGACACATCGGCGGAGCGCCGGCCGCTCGGCGGCGCTGCGCGCTGGTGGCTATCGCGCTCGCTGACGGCGCTGTCGAATGCCATCGCGGCAAAAGGCGGCGAACTGCTGATGCTGCGCGGCGATCCGGCGGAGCTGCTGCCCGATGTCGTTGAGCGCACCGGCAGCCGCTATGTCGCCTGGAACCGGCGCTATGATAGCGCCGCGATTGCGCTCGACAAGGCGCTGAAGGCCACGCTCACCAAGGCCGGTGTCGCGGTCGAGAGCTTCAACGCCAATCTGCTCAACGAGCCCTGGCAGGTGAAGACCAAGGCGGATGGGCCATTCAAGGTGTTCACACCCTATTGGCGCGCCGTGCGCGAAGGTGGCGAGCCCTCGGCGCCGCTCCCTGCCGCTGCCAGGCTGAGCAAAGCGAGGTTACCAGCAGCACTGCGCGAACAGGCTCTCACGGTCGCAGATCTTGCTCTGGAGCCGACGACGCCCGACTGGACCAGCGGGCTGCGTGAAGCCTGGACGCCGGGCGAGGATGGAGCACGGGATCGGCTCGACGCCTTCCTCGACGAGACGATCGCCGGCTATCGCAAGGCCCGCGACCTGCCCGATCGGCTGTCGACCTCGCGGCTGTCGCCGCATCTGCGCTTCGGCGAGATCAGCCCGCGCCAGATCTGGCATGCGACCCAAGCCGCTCGGGAGGCTGGCAGCACGCCAGGCTCGGCCGCCGACGTCGAAAAATTTTTCAGCGAGATCGGCTGGCGCGAGTTCTCCTACCATCTGCTCTTCCACAATCCGGGCCTCGCCAGCATCAACTATGATCGCCGCTTCGACGCGATGTCGTGGGAGAAGGACGAAACCGGCCTGACGGCATGGCAGAACGGCCTGACCGGCTATCCGATCGTCGATGCCGGCCTGCGCGAGCTCTGGCAGACCGGCTGGATGCACAACCGCGTCCGGATGATCACGGCCTCCTTCCTGATCAAGCATCTGCTGACCGACTGGCGCGCGGGCGAAACCTGGTTCTGGGACACGCTGGTCGATGCGGACCCCGCCAATAATCCGGCGAGCTGGCAATGGGTCGCTGGCTCCGGCGCCGATGCGGCACCTTATTTCCGCGTCTTCAATCCGGTGACGCAGGGCGAGAAGTTCGATCCGAAGGGCGTTTACGTCCGGCGCTTTATTCCCGAGCTGGCAGAGCTGGACGACAAGTTCATCCACCGTCCCTGGGATGCACCTGCGGGCGAACTGAAAAAGGCCGGGATCATCCTCGGCAGGGACTATCCGAAACCGATTATCGCCCTCGACTTCGGCCGCCGGCGCGCCCTCGACGCCTTTGCCGCCCTCCGTTCGGAATAA
- a CDS encoding DUF2345 domain-containing protein: protein MATPEVEALSRRIAALEAQLAALLQAFNVGRGGAVAITAPAGLSITVGGTCTVNVGAELALTVGSNFRTSVGSAYLVNVGSGMRTTAGTSIGIIAGTALNMNANREISLATRAFEVAAAVSIDLDSSKDFEIASGKALVVKAADSILLDTGSAGLNLKKDGSVDLKGKDITIRASGKINATASSDVVIKGSKIKQN from the coding sequence ATGGCTACGCCGGAAGTCGAGGCGCTGAGCCGGCGGATCGCCGCGCTCGAGGCGCAACTCGCAGCCCTGCTGCAGGCCTTCAATGTCGGGCGTGGCGGCGCGGTCGCGATCACGGCCCCGGCCGGGCTCTCGATCACGGTCGGCGGCACCTGCACCGTCAATGTCGGCGCCGAACTCGCCCTGACGGTCGGAAGCAATTTCCGCACGTCTGTGGGCTCGGCCTATCTCGTGAATGTCGGCAGCGGCATGCGAACGACTGCGGGCACGAGTATCGGCATCATCGCGGGCACCGCGCTCAACATGAACGCCAATCGCGAGATCAGCCTGGCGACGCGCGCCTTCGAGGTCGCCGCCGCGGTCAGCATCGATCTCGACAGCAGCAAGGACTTCGAGATCGCCAGCGGCAAGGCGCTCGTGGTGAAAGCTGCCGACAGCATCCTGCTCGACACCGGTTCGGCCGGACTCAACCTGAAGAAGGACGGCTCCGTCGATCTCAAGGGCAAGGACATCACGATCCGGGCGAGCGGCAAGATCAATGCGACGGCGAGCTCCGACGTCGTGATCAAGGGCTCGAAGATCAAGCAGAATTGA